From the genome of Nitrospirota bacterium:
CAATTTCCTTCGCGATATCTTCTGGCGACAGGACAAAATCGATGCACCCACTGGCGATTGCGCTCTCCGGCATGTCCGGCTGACTCGCCGTACTCAGCTTCTGCGCGATCGTAATGCCGCCTATTGCTTTGATGCCGCACAGCGCTGCTGCCCCGTCGCCATCATAGCCAGAAACAATAACGGCAATCAGCTTGCCGTCCCAGTAATCGGTCAGTGACTGCAGGAATACCGTAATGACGTCAGGCCAGCCTCGAGGCTTTGATATCGGCTTGAGGCGAAACTCTCCATTCAGGACGTGTAAATCACGATTCTCAGGGATGATAAATACATGGTTCGGCTCGACTAACAAACTTTCCGTGATGAGAGTAACCGGCATAGATGTGAAGCGAGGAAGAACTTCATGGAGGTGGGTAGGCATGCTTGTGATGTGATTCACGATGACAATCGCTACACCCATGTCAGCCGGAAGATTTTGCAATAGCCGAATATAGGCGTCGAGGCCACCAGCTGAACCGCCGACGCAAGCAATAGGAAAATTTCTCACCAAGGGACCCT
Proteins encoded in this window:
- a CDS encoding chemotaxis protein CheB; this encodes MSVKEGPLVRNFPIACVGGSAGGLDAYIRLLQNLPADMGVAIVIVNHITSMPTHLHEVLPRFTSMPVTLITESLLVEPNHVFIIPENRDLHVLNGEFRLKPISKPRGWPDVITVFLQSLTDYWDGKLIAVIVSGYDGDGAAALCGIKAIGGITIAQKLSTASQPDMPESAIASGCIDFVLSPEDIAKEIVRIARAEDSKGDRPE